The Harpia harpyja isolate bHarHar1 chromosome 10, bHarHar1 primary haplotype, whole genome shotgun sequence genome includes a region encoding these proteins:
- the MAP2K7 gene encoding LOW QUALITY PROTEIN: dual specificity mitogen-activated protein kinase kinase 7 (The sequence of the model RefSeq protein was modified relative to this genomic sequence to represent the inferred CDS: deleted 1 base in 1 codon) codes for MGQEQAKWVSVPPPALQLPLVSDGGGRAVLPEGTQHPPPPSRPRNMLGLPQPPFLVPRSMESIEIDQKLQEIMKQTGYLTVGGQRYQAEINDLENLGEIGSGTCGQVWKMRFRKTGHVIAVKQMRRSGNREENKRILMDLDVVLKSHDCPYIVQCFGTFITNTDVFIAMELMGTCAEKLKKRIQGPIPERILGKMTVAIVKALFYLKEKHGVIHRDVKPSNILLDERGQVKLCDFGISGRLVDSKAKTRSAGCAAYMAPERIDPPDPTKPDYDIRADVWSLGISLVELATGQFPYQNCKTDFEVLTKVLQEDPPLLPPAMGFSGDFQAFVRDCLTKDHRKRPKYNKLLEHNFIKRYETLEVDVASWFKDVMAKTESPRTGGGLSQHHLPFFTR; via the exons ATGGGGCAGGAACAGGCAAAATGGG tctctgtcccccccccagctctgcagctgccgcTGGTGAGCgacggcgggggccgggccgtgCTCCCCGAGGGCACCCAGcacccgccgcccccctcccgcccccgcaacatgctggggctgccccagccgcCCTTCCTGGTGCCCCGCAGCATGGAGAG catCGAGATCGACCAGAAGCTGCAGGAGATCATGAAGCAGACGGGCTACCTCACCGTGGGGGGGCAG CGCTACCAGGCGGAGATCAACGACCTGGAGAACCTGGGGGAGATCGGCAGCGGCACCTGCGGGCAGGTCTGGAAGATGCGCTTCCGCAAGACGGGCCACGTCATCGCCGTCAAG caaatGCGGCGCTCGGGGAACCGGGAGGAGAACAAACGGATCCTGATGGACCTGGACGTGGTGCTCAAGAGCCACGACTGCCCCTACATCGTCCAGTGCTTCGGCACCTTCATCACCAAC ACCGACGTCTTCATCGCCATGGAGCTGATGGGCACCTGCGCCGAGAAGCTCAAGAAACGCATCCAAGGTCCCATCCCCGAGCGCATCCTGGGCAAGATGACGGTGGCG ATCGTGAAGGCTCTTTTCTACCTGAAAGAGAAGCACGGGGTGATCCACCGTGACGTCAAACCCTCCAACATCTTGTTGGACGAGCGGGGTCAGGTCAAACTCTGCGACTTCGGCATCAGCGGCCGCCTCGTCGACTCCAAGGCCAAGACCCGCAGCGCCGGCTGCGCCGCCTACATGGCC cccgAGCGCATCGACCCCCCCGACCCCACCAAGCCCGACTACGACATCCGCGCCGACGTCTGGAGCCTCGGCATCTCCCTG GTGGAGCTGGCCACGGGGCAGTTCCCCTACCAGAACTGCAAGACGGATTTCGAGGTGCTGACGAAGGTGCTGCAGGAGGAC CCCCCGCTGCTGCCCCCTGCCATGGGCTTCTCTGGGGACTTCCAGGCCTTCGTCAGGGACTG CCTCACCAAGGACCACAGGAAGAGACCAAAGTACAACAAGTTACTG GAACACAACTTCATCAAGCGCTACGAGACGCTGGAGGTGGACGTGGCCTCCTGGTTCAAGGACGTCATGGCCAAGACAGAGTCCCCTCGCACCGGCGGTGGCCTCAGCCAGCACCACCTGCCCTTCTTCACCAGGTAg
- the COLGALT1 gene encoding procollagen galactosyltransferase 1: MERAGEASPRGGAPKGGVARQKGACPPSPPPPAGRGRGVAAAGAEPGGAGRGLPRMAAGRPFPPRLLLPLLVLAAGPGSGPFHVHGYFPEERWNPESGLRPPRVTIAVLARNAAHALPAALGALERLRHPKERTALWVAVDHSVDNTTAVLREWLGGVRGLYHRVEWRPMEEPRWYPDEEGPKHWSPSRYEHVMKLRQAALESARANWADYLLFLDADNVLINPDTLGLLMAENKTVVAPMLDSRAAYSNFWCGMTAQGYYRRTPAYLPIRKRERRGCFAVPMVHSTFLVDLRKEASRALAFYPPHPDYTWAFDDIIVFAFSCRQAGEEPGGLALALALGWRWLWAGVGFGLALALALGWRWLWVGVGFGLALALALGWRWLWVGIGFGLALALVWPWPCL, encoded by the exons ATGGAGCGGGCGGGGGAGGCTTCGCCGCGGGGTGGCGCGCCAAAAGGGGGCGTGGCGCGCCAGAAGGGGGCGTGTCCTCcatccccgccgccgccggcggggagggggcgtggcgtggcggcggcgggggcggagcccggcggggcggggcggggcctgcccaggatggcggcggggcggccgtTCCCTCcgcggctgctgctgccgctgctggtGCTGGCGGCGGGACCGGGATCGGGCCCGTTCCACGTCCACGGGTATTTCCCCGAGGAACGGTGGAATCCCGAATCGGGCCTGAGACCCCCCCGGGTGAC GATCGCGGTGCTGGCGAGGAACGCGGCCCACGCCCTGCCCGCCGCGCTGGGAGCGCTGGAGCGGCTGCGGCACCCCAAGGAGCGGACGGCGCTCTG GGTGGCGGTGGATCACAGCGTGGATAACACGACGGCCGTGCTGCGGgagtggctggggggggtgcgTGGGCTCTACCACCGCGTGGAGTGGCGGCCCATGGAGGAGccgag gtggTACCCCGACGAGGAGGGCCCCAAGCACTGGTCCCCCTCCCGCTATGAGCACGTGATGAAACTGCGTCAGGCGGCGCTGGAGTCCGCCCGCGCCAACTGGGCCGACTACCTGCTG TTCCTGGACGCCGACAACGTCCTGATCAACCCTGACACGCTGGGGCTGCTGATGGCGGAGAACAAGACGGTGGTGGCTCCCATGTTGGACTCGCGCGCCGCCTACTCCAACTTCTGGTGCGGGATGACGGCGCAG GGTTACTACAGGCGGACGCCGGCCTACCTGCCGATCCGGAAGCGGGAACGCCGGGGCTGCTTCGCGGTGCCCATGGTGCACTCCACCTTCTTGGTGGACCTGCGGAAGGAGGCCTCGCGGGCGCTCGCCTTCTACCCGCCCCACCCCGACTACACCTGGGCCTTCGACGACATCAttgtctttgctttctcctgCCGGCAGGCGGGTGAGGAGCCGGGGGGGCTGGCGTTGGCCTTGGCTTTGGGCTGGCGTTGGCTTTGGGCTGGCGTTGGCTTTGGGCTGGCGTTGGCCTTGGCTTTGGGCTGGCGTTGGCTTTGGGTTGGCGTTGGCTTTGGGTTGGCGTTGGCCTTGGCTTTGGGCTGGCGTTGGCTTTGGGTTGGCATTGGCTTTGGGCTGGCGTTGGCTTTGGTTTGGCCTTGGCCTTGCCTTTAG